From the genome of Triticum aestivum cultivar Chinese Spring chromosome 3B, IWGSC CS RefSeq v2.1, whole genome shotgun sequence, one region includes:
- the LOC123065184 gene encoding uncharacterized protein, whose translation MGASMPCEACGCACSAGGEASKEELESPLLTDIETGPGHTTTPPDAKTGRIATFIFRVLLVFLWVYLFDSMRRYAIKYTEGDTKFSLFAVILMALPMTDPFLIIGG comes from the exons ATGGGAGCATCGATGCCGTGCGAAGCGTGCGGTTGTGCGTGCAGCGCCGGCGGCGAGGCATCCAAGGAGGAGCTGGAGTCGCCGCTGCTGACGGACATCGAGACTGGACCCGGCCACACCACGACGCCGCCGGACGCCAAGACGGGGAGGATCGCCACGTTCATCTTTCGG GTACTGTTGGTCTTTCTGTGGGTGTATTTATTTGATTCGATGAGAAGATATGCGATTAAATACACCGAGGGGGATACAAAGTTTAGTCTGTTTGCTGTGATTCTTATGGCCTTACCAATGACTGACCCCTTTTTAATAATTGGCGGTTGA